One window from the genome of Moraxella nasibovis encodes:
- the creC gene encoding two-component system sensor histidine kinase CreC, translated as MLNFHHLLDRIFKKRLSFSIFVRIWLTFALITLLSSSLALYYVQKTVRPSAKRVVEDSLVDTSVLLSHFVADDVADLSKDELNQTLNAKLSRAFTNPDEPLWYHQKSKSTYHIYITDSTGVVIYDSRGASVGADFSRWNDVYLTLHGKYGARSTDIGGHSVMYVASPIVSDGRIIGVASVGKPTQTLIPYINKSTDEIIKIILSIMAITLATATLMAWWLRRSIDSVNRYTKGLASTAPPHFYLGRELNELMASIHAMKDTIENKAYVSEYVHTLTHELKSPLTAIRASSEILTDELSLAEREQFTGIILSQTDKLTALVDKLLTLAKIEQPTFKLTMSDVDLDALIQTCLNQQSATLKQLGRTVQFDKSGIHIRADEFWLTQAVQNVIDNAIYYGKNTIAIHITQTETDTFIHIKNDSDTLDDFIIKRAFERYFSIGKSAQQKSTGLGLTLVRQVVELHGGTVSLTQDNEGVVSVVMRLPKFL; from the coding sequence GTGCTAAATTTTCATCATCTACTTGACCGCATTTTTAAAAAACGCCTAAGTTTTAGTATTTTTGTGCGGATATGGCTGACCTTTGCCTTGATTACCCTGTTGTCATCGTCCCTTGCCCTATATTATGTCCAAAAAACAGTGCGACCGTCCGCCAAACGGGTGGTAGAAGACAGCCTTGTGGATACATCAGTGCTACTGTCGCATTTTGTGGCAGATGACGTGGCAGATTTATCAAAAGATGAATTAAATCAAACGCTTAACGCCAAATTATCCCGCGCCTTTACCAACCCTGATGAACCGCTTTGGTATCATCAAAAATCCAAAAGCACCTACCACATCTACATCACGGACAGCACAGGCGTGGTCATCTATGACAGTCGTGGGGCGAGCGTGGGGGCGGATTTTAGCCGTTGGAATGACGTGTATCTGACCTTGCATGGCAAATACGGGGCAAGAAGCACTGACATCGGCGGGCATTCGGTCATGTATGTGGCAAGCCCGATTGTCTCGGACGGGCGGATAATCGGTGTGGCATCCGTTGGCAAGCCCACCCAAACGCTCATTCCTTATATCAACAAAAGCACCGATGAAATTATTAAGATTATCTTATCAATTATGGCAATCACGCTTGCCACCGCCACGCTCATGGCATGGTGGTTAAGACGTAGCATAGACAGCGTAAACCGCTACACCAAAGGGCTTGCCAGTACCGCTCCGCCCCATTTTTATCTAGGGCGAGAGCTGAACGAACTCATGGCAAGCATTCACGCCATGAAAGACACCATAGAAAACAAAGCGTACGTGAGCGAGTACGTCCACACGCTCACGCATGAGCTAAAATCGCCCCTAACCGCCATTCGTGCCAGTAGCGAGATTTTGACGGACGAGCTGAGTCTTGCCGAGCGTGAGCAGTTTACGGGCATTATCCTATCGCAAACGGACAAATTGACCGCCTTGGTGGACAAACTTTTGACCCTTGCCAAGATTGAACAGCCCACCTTTAAACTTACCATGAGCGATGTTGATTTGGATGCACTCATTCAAACCTGCCTAAATCAGCAGTCGGCAACCCTAAAACAGCTTGGCAGAACCGTGCAATTTGACAAAAGCGGTATTCATATCCGTGCCGATGAATTTTGGCTGACCCAAGCGGTGCAAAATGTCATTGACAACGCCATTTATTATGGCAAAAACACAATAGCCATTCATATAACCCAAACCGAGACGGATACGTTTATCCATATCAAAAATGACAGCGACACGCTGGACGACTTTATCATCAAGCGAGCCTTTGAGCGGTATTTTAGCATAGGCAAATCCGCCCAGCAAAAAAGCACGGGGCTTGGGCTGACGCTGGTCAGACAAGTGGTGGAATTGCACGGTGGGACGGTAAGTCTTACCCAAGATAATGAAGGGGTGGTGAGTGTGGTGATGAGATTGCCGAAATTTTTATAA
- the creD gene encoding cell envelope integrity protein CreD yields the protein MQKIGTKLSLIGAVCLVFFVGLMFVSGLVSERQSYHDEVISEIKSSHVSSQILATPFLVAGHGDETHYIFPTKSDIKATSNVRDDEYKRGIYRAISYGTKVVVQQSFDAHATAHSLHIDKPAQTVSPDTQTQNEQAQNQQTQNEQAQSTPSEQVATQNPQTTQATPTPTTPTESVHIPQPLRLIIALSDLRGVMPTNVTVNGKSYPATFGTDNALPHLEVALPMTLDDFMKDDFMKDDFTGSGELNVQFELDVSGIGSFGVLPLGEMNTVTLNSNWQNPKFHGQALPTHKSLTDNGFGATWQAHVLGVQNQKLIMELSRGIMGDFDQHTHHALMTDFIHTNDTYTKTDRSIKYALLIIMVSFGTFFLFEVIKGRAIHPIQYLLVGSALLVFYFLLLSLAEQIAFGHAYAIASIACVGLIGYYACYMLGSVLGGVGFSLVLGLLYGTFYILLSASGLNLLLGSAFCFVCIAIAMVATRHIDWYALAESHKTARPAQGDNDV from the coding sequence ATGCAAAAAATCGGTACAAAATTATCACTCATCGGGGCGGTGTGCCTTGTGTTTTTTGTCGGACTGATGTTCGTGAGCGGACTTGTGAGCGAGCGACAGTCTTATCACGATGAGGTAATCAGCGAGATTAAGTCGTCCCATGTGTCATCGCAAATCCTAGCCACGCCCTTTTTGGTCGCAGGACATGGCGATGAGACGCACTACATTTTCCCCACCAAAAGCGACATTAAGGCGACAAGCAATGTGCGAGATGACGAGTACAAACGGGGCATTTATCGGGCGATAAGCTATGGCACAAAAGTTGTCGTTCAGCAGAGTTTTGATGCCCATGCCACCGCCCACAGCTTACACATTGATAAGCCTGCCCAAACGGTATCTCCCGACACCCAAACGCAAAACGAACAGGCTCAAAATCAGCAAACCCAAAACGAGCAAGCCCAATCCACCCCAAGCGAGCAAGTCGCCACCCAAAACCCCCAAACCACCCAAGCGACACCCACGCCTACCACACCTACCGAATCCGTCCACATTCCCCAACCGCTAAGACTTATCATTGCCCTAAGTGATTTACGGGGTGTCATGCCAACGAATGTAACCGTCAATGGCAAAAGCTATCCTGCCACCTTTGGCACAGACAACGCCCTACCGCATTTGGAAGTGGCTTTGCCCATGACCTTGGATGACTTTATGAAAGACGACTTTATGAAAGATGATTTTACGGGCAGTGGGGAGCTTAATGTGCAGTTTGAGCTTGATGTGTCGGGCATTGGCAGTTTTGGCGTGTTACCGCTTGGCGAGATGAACACCGTTACCCTAAACAGCAACTGGCAAAATCCCAAATTCCACGGGCAAGCTCTACCCACGCACAAATCGCTCACCGACAACGGCTTTGGGGCGACATGGCAAGCCCATGTGCTAGGCGTGCAAAATCAAAAACTTATCATGGAGCTATCACGGGGCATCATGGGCGATTTTGACCAACACACGCACCACGCTCTGATGACCGATTTTATCCACACCAACGACACCTACACCAAGACCGACCGCAGCATCAAATACGCCCTGCTCATTATTATGGTGTCGTTTGGGACGTTCTTTTTATTTGAAGTCATCAAAGGGCGTGCGATACACCCCATACAATACCTGCTCGTTGGCAGTGCTTTACTGGTGTTTTATTTCCTTTTATTATCGCTTGCCGAGCAGATCGCCTTTGGCCATGCTTATGCCATTGCCAGCATCGCTTGCGTGGGCTTGATTGGTTATTATGCCTGTTATATGCTCGGCTCGGTGCTAGGCGGCGTTGGCTTTTCTTTGGTGCTTGGGCTGCTGTACGGGACATTTTATATCCTGTTGTCAGCCAGTGGGCTAAACCTGCTCTTAGGCTCGGCGTTTTGCTTTGTCTGTATCGCCATTGCGATGGTCGCCACTCGCCACATTGATTGGTATGCGCTTGCAGAAAGCCATAAAACAGCACGACCAGCACAAGGAGATAATGATGTTTAA
- the nqrM gene encoding (Na+)-NQR maturation NqrM: protein MSDFAAQFLPIFFVTLGVFILFFLFMGVGYMVKKQPLKGSCGGVANLMGDEFCQFCGNDPNKCETLTEDDKKAMLANKATLDKIAKKA, encoded by the coding sequence ATGAGCGATTTTGCAGCACAGTTTCTCCCCATCTTTTTTGTAACACTTGGCGTATTCATCCTATTTTTCTTATTCATGGGCGTGGGCTACATGGTAAAAAAACAACCACTCAAAGGCTCATGTGGCGGCGTTGCCAATCTGATGGGCGATGAGTTTTGCCAATTTTGTGGCAATGACCCCAATAAATGCGAAACCCTAACCGAAGACGACAAAAAAGCCATGCTCGCTAACAAAGCAACATTGGATAAAATTGCCAAAAAAGCTTGA